The sequence CGCAAGGCAGGGCACAGGCTCGGCACTGCTGGCGCATCTTGAGGCGGAGCTGCACAGCGCTGGCCATAGCGAAGGGCGTTTGAGCGCAACCCGTGCCGCGCTGGGCTTTTGCCGGAAGCATGGCTGGCGGCAGGCAGAGGCTCCTGCTGCTTCCTGCTGCTTGCCTTGCATTCCGATGCGCAAGCCGCTGGGCTGATGCAGGCGGCTCTGACTGGTTAAAGCAAACGCCGGGGCAATTGGAAACCGGCCCAAGCGCAGCATGCCCGCTGTTGCGTCCAATTGCTCCGCCTGCTGCCATACATCTTGAGACTGCCCGGGCATGCAGCTATGCGAAGGCCAAAGGAGATCCCGATGCCGCAGTTTCTGAACACCCGTGACACCGATTTCGAAGAATCCTTCACGGCGCTGCTGGGCGCCAAGCGCGAGGACAGCCCGGATGTGGATTCCATCGTTGCCGGGATCATCGCGGACGTGCGCGGCCGCGGCGATGCCGCGCTGGTGGAGCTGACGGCGAAATTCGACCGGCTGGAGCTGGCGCCCGCGCAGCTGCGCATTACCGATGCAGAGGCGGATGCGGCGATTGCGGATGTGCCTGCAGAAGAACGCGCTGCACTGGAACTGGCAGCAGAACGGATCCGCGCCTATCATGCCCGCCAGATGCCGGAGGATGCGCAGTGGACGGACGAGACCGGCGCAACGCTGGGCTGGCGCTGGTCGGCGGTGTCGGCTGCGGGGCTTTATGTGCCGGGCGGGCTGGCGTCCTATCCGTCATCCGTGCTTATGAATGCCATTCCGGCCAAGGTCGCAGGGGTGGAGCGGCTGGCGGTCACCGTGCCCACGCCGGACGGCCAGATCAACCCGCTTGTGCTGCTGGCGGCCCGGATTGCCGGGGTGGATGAAATCTACCGGGTCGGCGGCGCGCAGGCCGTGGCGGCGCTGGCTTATGGCACTGAGACCATTGCGCCGGTGGACAAGATCACCGGCCCCGGCAATGCCTTTGTCGCGGCGGCCAAGCGGCGGGTGTTCGGCAAGGTCGGCATCGACATGATCGCCGGCCCGTCTGAAATCCTGGTGATTGCCGACAAGGACAACAATCCGGACTGGATTGCGCTGGACCTGATGAGCCAGGCCGAGCACGACGAAAGCGCCCAGTCGATCCTGATCACCGATGACGAGGGCTTTGGCCGCGCGGCGGCCGCGGCGGTGGATAAACGGCTGGAAACGCTGGAACGCCGTTCGATTGCCGGTGTCTCCTGGCGCGATTTCGGCGCGGTGATCACCGTGCAGGATCTGGACGAGGCCGCGGCGCTGTCGAACCGCATCGCGCCGGAGCACCTGGAACTTTGCGTCGCTGACCCTGCGGCGCTAAGCGAGAAGACAGTGCATGCGGGTGCAATTTTTCTGGGCCAGTACACGCCCGAAGCCATTGGCGACTATGTTGGCGGCCCGAACCACGTGCTGCCGACCGCGCGCTCGGCGCGGTTCTCTTCCGGCCTTTCGGTGATGGATTTCCTCAAGCGCACAACTTTCAGCCAGATGACCCCGGACTCGCTGCGCGCCATCGGCCCGGCGGCAGAGGTGCTGGCGAAAAGCGAAAGCCTGGAGGCGCACGGGCTGTCCGTCACTGCACGGCTGGATGCGCTGAACGAGTAAGCGGCGCAGGGGCTCTGCCCCTCTGCGCGTGCCGCGCATGCACCCCGGGATGTTTTCAGCCAGATGAAAAGGGATCCGCGCCCCGGAGCCCGCCGGGGCGCTTCACCTGGCGCGGTCATCGGCGTCCCCGCCTGTACCGCAGGATCAGGGTTGCGGAACCGGGTTAACGATCCGTAACTTCATCTGGCCAGAAATATCCCCGCCGGAGGCCTCAAGTCATTTTTCCCGGAAAAATGACGCAGACCTCAGTAATGCGTGGTATAGCCGCCGTCCACCGCCAGCACCTGGCCGGTTATGTAGGACGCGGCTGGGGAGGCGAGAAAGAGGACGGCCGGTGCAAGCTCCTCAGGCTCCCCCCAGCGGCCGAGGGAGGTGGCGGCCTTGAGCTTTTCCGCAATTGCCGGATCCGCTGCTGCGGCCATGTTGGGGGCGGTCTTGAAAAACCCCGGGGCAATTGCGTTCACGGTGATGCCTTTGGGGCCAAGCTCTGCCGCCAGCGCCTTGGTCATGCCGTTGATGCCGGCCTTGGCAGTGGTATAGGCGGCGTCGCCCGCCTGCGCGATAAGGCCCGCAATCGAGGAGATATTGATGATGCGGCCATAGCCCTTGGCGGCCATTTGCACCGCCGCCAGCTGGCTCAGGCGGAAGGGGGAGACCAGGTCGACCTCCCACAGCGCCAGCAGATCAGCGCGGGAGAATTCCGGCAGGCTGCGGCGGTCGCGCTGGCCGACGTTGTTGACCAGGATGTCCAGACCGCCTGCTGCCGCGATTTCCTCCATTGCCGCAACGCAAGCGTCTTCGTCTGCCACATCCAGAACCAGGGGGCGGGCGGTTCCGGGCATCCGGGCCACGGCCGCTGCCACCCGGGCCTGGCTGCGCCCGTTGATCCAAACCTCGGCCCCGGACTCAGCCAGCAGCCGGGCGGCGGCCAAGCCCAGCCCGCCGGTGGATCCGGTCACCAGCGCGCGCTGGCCTGTGAGGGAAAACTGTTCGAGCGCTGTCATCATCCTGTCTCCTGCCCGGGACAGGCTGGGCAGGCGGGCTCTGCCTGTCAAGCGCTGCCGCATACCGGCCGTGGGGTGACGCCTGCTGCTGCATTGCCCCAGGCGCGCCGGTGCGATACTCATGGCCGGACGCCTCAGCGCATTTAGAGACAAAGACCCATGAGCCGCATCAGCCACATTGAACTGGACGACCGCAACCTGCCGCCTCCGACCCCTGAGATCGAGCAGGAGCGCAAGGTGGCGATCTATGACCTGATCGAACAGAACAGCTTTACCCTGCCGTCCCGCGAGGACCGCGGGCTGCCCGACGGTCCCTACCACCTGGGCCTGGCGATCCGCGACAAGCGGCTGGTCTTTGATATCAACACCGAATCCGGTGAGAAGGCCGCGGAATTCCACCTGTCGCTGTCTCCGTTCCGGCAGGTGGTGAAGGACTATTACCAGATCTGCGAAAGCTACTTCACCGCGGTAAAGACAATGCCGCCGAGCCAGATCGAGACCATCGACATGGCCCGGCGCGGCATCCACAACGAGGGCAGCCGGGTGCTGCAGGAGCGGCTGGAAGGCAAGGCGGAGGTCGACACCGATACCGCCCGCCGCCTGTTTACCCTGATCTGTGTCCTGCATTTCGGAGGCTGACGGGTGGAGGAGCTGCCGCAGTCCGTTCTGTTCTGTTGCGACCACAATTCGGTCCGCTCTCCGATGGCGGAGGGCATCATGAAAAAATTCTATGGCACCGGCACCTATGTGCAATCCGCCGGCGTCAAGAACGATATGGAAATCGACGGTTTCTCCATCGCCGTCTGCCAGGAAATCGACGTCGAGCTGTCCCGCCACCGCTCGCGCTCCTTCGACGAGATGGAACGCTGGGGCGACGACCTGTCGTCCTTCGACCTGGTGGTGGCGCTGTCGCCCGCCAGCCAGCGCCGGGCGCTCGAGCTCACCCGGTTTTTCCACCTCGATGTCGAATATTGGCCGATTATGGACCCTACCGGGCTCGGCGAGACGCGCGAAGCCAAGCTAGACGTCTACCGGCAAACACGGGACCAAATCATCCAGCACCTGAAAAACCGCTGGGGCGAACCGACGGAGAGAACATGACCGACACCATTGCGCGCTATTTTGCAGCCTTCAATGCAGGCGACACTGATGCCATGCTGGACTGCCTGGACGAGCAGATTGCTCATCACGTGAATGAAGGGCAGATCCGCGTGGGCAAGGAGAAATTCGCAGAATTTTGCGCCCATATGAGCCACTGCTACAAGGAAGAGCTGACCGATTTGGTGATCTTCGCCAGCGAGGACGTGACCCGTGCGGCGGCGGAGTTCATTGTCAACGGCACCTACCTGGCAACCGACGAGGGCCTGCCGGAAGCCAAGGGCCAGACCTACCGCCTGCCGGGCGGATCGTTCTTTGAGCTGAAGGACGGCAAGATTTCCCGCGTCACCACCTATTACAACCTGGCGGACTGGATCGCCCAGGTGTCTGCCGGATGACGATCCGGGTCGAAGCGATGACCGGTGCGGCGCTGGAGGCCGCGCTGGACGATGTGGCCCGCCTCCGGATCAAAGTGTTCCGCGCCTGGCCATATCTGTACGACGGTGACCTGGCCTATGAGCGCGAGTACCTGCAAAGCTACCGCGACAGTGAACACGCCGTGGTGGTCGGGGCCTTTGACGGCGAGA is a genomic window of Leisingera caerulea DSM 24564 containing:
- a CDS encoding ketosteroid isomerase-related protein — its product is MTDTIARYFAAFNAGDTDAMLDCLDEQIAHHVNEGQIRVGKEKFAEFCAHMSHCYKEELTDLVIFASEDVTRAAAEFIVNGTYLATDEGLPEAKGQTYRLPGGSFFELKDGKISRVTTYYNLADWIAQVSAG
- a CDS encoding UPF0262 family protein; this translates as MSRISHIELDDRNLPPPTPEIEQERKVAIYDLIEQNSFTLPSREDRGLPDGPYHLGLAIRDKRLVFDINTESGEKAAEFHLSLSPFRQVVKDYYQICESYFTAVKTMPPSQIETIDMARRGIHNEGSRVLQERLEGKAEVDTDTARRLFTLICVLHFGG
- the hisD gene encoding histidinol dehydrogenase codes for the protein MPQFLNTRDTDFEESFTALLGAKREDSPDVDSIVAGIIADVRGRGDAALVELTAKFDRLELAPAQLRITDAEADAAIADVPAEERAALELAAERIRAYHARQMPEDAQWTDETGATLGWRWSAVSAAGLYVPGGLASYPSSVLMNAIPAKVAGVERLAVTVPTPDGQINPLVLLAARIAGVDEIYRVGGAQAVAALAYGTETIAPVDKITGPGNAFVAAAKRRVFGKVGIDMIAGPSEILVIADKDNNPDWIALDLMSQAEHDESAQSILITDDEGFGRAAAAAVDKRLETLERRSIAGVSWRDFGAVITVQDLDEAAALSNRIAPEHLELCVADPAALSEKTVHAGAIFLGQYTPEAIGDYVGGPNHVLPTARSARFSSGLSVMDFLKRTTFSQMTPDSLRAIGPAAEVLAKSESLEAHGLSVTARLDALNE
- a CDS encoding arsenate-mycothiol transferase ArsC, yielding MEELPQSVLFCCDHNSVRSPMAEGIMKKFYGTGTYVQSAGVKNDMEIDGFSIAVCQEIDVELSRHRSRSFDEMERWGDDLSSFDLVVALSPASQRRALELTRFFHLDVEYWPIMDPTGLGETREAKLDVYRQTRDQIIQHLKNRWGEPTERT
- a CDS encoding SDR family oxidoreductase — its product is MTALEQFSLTGQRALVTGSTGGLGLAAARLLAESGAEVWINGRSQARVAAAVARMPGTARPLVLDVADEDACVAAMEEIAAAGGLDILVNNVGQRDRRSLPEFSRADLLALWEVDLVSPFRLSQLAAVQMAAKGYGRIINISSIAGLIAQAGDAAYTTAKAGINGMTKALAAELGPKGITVNAIAPGFFKTAPNMAAAADPAIAEKLKAATSLGRWGEPEELAPAVLFLASPAASYITGQVLAVDGGYTTHY